A single Chryseobacterium sp. DNA region contains:
- a CDS encoding BatD family protein yields the protein MKKILLILSFLICANTFAQILSSNVEKKTIALGEVNHFVIKIDNIHDQQVVAAPKNELLPFHFEEIKDSIGQGANSYERKIEFAVFEEGKFTIPELEFKVGDKILKTIPYEIDVINTAQKADQINDIMKNKEVKLAAKDYWELYKFYILAALALIALVVAIIMIVKWGRKSKSSPVVATNQTLKELDSLKKKKYIEGGNFRSFYVELIDISRNFITKQYHLPADVLLTDDLIDVMKKNNTISQENEKIVEDVFLRGDLVKFAKTFPDQETMENDFANIRDFVKRSSKDLEFENLRKDV from the coding sequence TTGAAAAAAATACTTTTAATATTATCTTTTTTAATCTGTGCCAATACATTTGCACAGATATTATCTTCCAATGTAGAGAAGAAGACCATTGCTTTGGGGGAAGTCAATCATTTTGTAATAAAAATTGACAATATTCATGATCAGCAGGTGGTTGCTGCCCCTAAAAACGAACTGCTTCCCTTTCATTTTGAAGAAATAAAAGACAGCATAGGGCAGGGAGCCAATTCCTACGAAAGAAAAATTGAATTTGCTGTTTTTGAAGAAGGAAAATTTACCATTCCGGAGCTGGAATTTAAAGTGGGGGATAAGATCCTTAAGACGATACCTTATGAAATAGATGTCATTAATACGGCTCAAAAAGCTGACCAGATCAATGATATCATGAAGAACAAAGAGGTCAAACTGGCTGCCAAGGATTATTGGGAACTGTATAAATTCTATATCCTTGCTGCGCTGGCACTTATTGCATTGGTTGTTGCCATTATCATGATCGTAAAATGGGGCAGGAAATCCAAAAGCTCACCGGTTGTGGCTACCAATCAGACTTTAAAAGAACTGGATTCTCTTAAAAAGAAAAAATATATTGAAGGGGGCAATTTCCGATCATTCTATGTAGAGCTGATCGATATTTCCAGAAACTTTATTACAAAACAGTATCATCTTCCGGCAGATGTACTCCTTACCGATGATCTTATTGATGTGATGAAGAAGAATAACACCATTTCTCAGGAAAATGAGAAAATAGTGGAAGATGTTTTCTTAAGGGGAGACCTGGTGAAGTTTGCCAAGACTTTTCCTGATCAGGAAACAATGGAAAACGATTTTGCCAATATCAGGGACTTTGTAAAAAGATCGTCCAAAGATTTAGAATTTGAAAACTTGAGAAAGGATGTTTAA
- a CDS encoding VWA domain-containing protein, producing MFNFEFYSPWFLFLFLLFIPLFVKDAGKRKRKGIKVPTVKNMDNSGGIQAVLFLLRISKYIILSALIIAMARPRTFTVSQDRDDTKGVDIMLSIDVSLSMLAKDLNPDRITALKDIAVKFVQKRPNDRIGVVAYAAEAFTKVPVTSDHQVVIDEIKNLNSEGLEPGTAIGEGLSVAVNHLIKSKAKSKVVILMTDGVSNIQNAIPPQIAAELAKNNNIKVYAIGIGTNGYALMPTSQDIFGDLVFTETEVTIDENTLKEVAQTTGGKYFRATSNSSLEEVYNEINQLEKSDVKISKLYNYEEYFKIFLWIALGMLVLDALLRWVFYKILS from the coding sequence ATGTTTAATTTTGAGTTTTACAGTCCGTGGTTTTTATTCCTCTTTTTGCTGTTTATTCCTCTTTTTGTTAAAGATGCGGGAAAACGGAAAAGAAAAGGGATAAAAGTTCCTACCGTTAAAAATATGGATAACAGCGGCGGGATTCAGGCCGTCCTTTTTTTACTGAGAATATCAAAATATATTATTCTTTCAGCCTTGATCATTGCTATGGCGAGACCAAGAACTTTTACGGTTTCCCAGGATAGAGATGATACCAAAGGAGTTGATATTATGTTATCGATAGATGTTTCTCTCAGTATGCTGGCGAAGGATTTGAATCCGGACCGGATTACAGCATTGAAAGATATTGCCGTGAAGTTTGTGCAGAAACGTCCCAATGACCGGATTGGAGTTGTAGCCTATGCTGCGGAGGCCTTTACAAAGGTACCTGTTACCTCAGATCATCAGGTTGTCATTGATGAAATTAAAAACCTGAATTCAGAGGGGCTGGAACCGGGGACGGCTATTGGAGAAGGACTTTCTGTAGCGGTTAACCACCTGATCAAAAGCAAGGCAAAAAGTAAAGTGGTGATCCTGATGACGGATGGAGTGAGCAATATTCAGAATGCGATTCCGCCTCAGATTGCTGCAGAATTGGCCAAAAATAATAATATAAAGGTATACGCGATAGGGATCGGAACCAATGGATATGCATTGATGCCTACTTCACAGGATATTTTCGGAGATCTTGTCTTTACCGAAACGGAAGTGACCATTGATGAGAATACCTTGAAAGAAGTAGCACAGACTACCGGAGGAAAATATTTCAGGGCTACTTCAAACAGTAGTCTTGAAGAAGTATATAATGAGATCAACCAGTTGGAAAAATCTGATGTGAAGATTTCAAAACTGTATAATTATGAAGAGTATTTTAAGATCTTCCTATGGATTGCTTTAGGAATGCTGGTGTTAGATGCATTGTTGAGATGGGTGTTTTATAAAATTTTAAGCTGA
- a CDS encoding VWA domain-containing protein, translating into MSWSLGNYWYLFLLLLLPLLASFLLRFFKWTSRKREVFADSQFHEQLFEKRSGFTRFFPALYLLGILFLIFSMIDLLNGSEEVKSSQKLNNVIFMLDVSNSMNAEDIDPSRLAEAKNLMLAAMQKMKNDKVGIVIFAGQAMSIMPLTTDYNSAETYISGIETNSMQIQGTDFLKGMQAAVEKFKNVSKGSRKVILLSDGEDNEGNDNAAIRLANKEGISITSVGVGSDEGAPVPEYVFGQLMGYKTDVDGGTVISKRQTEALKKMAESTGGAYIDGNNINEAPDRIIDAVNKKSSGSETLVKSQNANHYYQYFLGVSLLFFLLIFLFNPKKDFNV; encoded by the coding sequence ATGAGTTGGTCTTTAGGAAATTACTGGTATTTATTTTTACTGCTGCTTCTGCCGCTGTTAGCCTCTTTCTTACTCCGTTTTTTTAAATGGACCAGCAGAAAGAGAGAAGTTTTTGCAGACAGCCAGTTTCATGAACAGCTATTTGAAAAGAGATCAGGATTTACAAGGTTTTTTCCTGCTTTATACTTGCTGGGGATCCTCTTTCTGATATTTTCAATGATTGACCTGTTGAATGGATCTGAAGAAGTAAAGAGCAGCCAAAAGCTGAATAATGTGATCTTTATGCTTGATGTTTCGAATTCAATGAATGCCGAAGATATAGACCCAAGCCGTCTTGCAGAGGCTAAAAACCTGATGCTGGCTGCCATGCAGAAGATGAAGAATGACAAAGTGGGAATTGTAATTTTTGCAGGACAGGCGATGTCTATTATGCCGTTAACAACGGATTATAATTCAGCAGAAACCTATATCAGCGGAATTGAAACCAATTCGATGCAGATTCAGGGAACTGATTTTCTTAAAGGAATGCAGGCGGCAGTTGAAAAATTTAAAAATGTGAGCAAAGGATCCCGGAAAGTGATCTTACTAAGTGACGGTGAAGATAATGAAGGGAATGATAATGCTGCGATAAGGCTTGCCAATAAAGAAGGAATAAGCATTACTTCCGTGGGAGTAGGATCTGATGAAGGGGCTCCGGTGCCTGAATATGTTTTTGGCCAGCTCATGGGATATAAAACAGATGTAGACGGAGGAACGGTGATCTCGAAAAGACAGACAGAGGCTTTAAAGAAAATGGCAGAATCTACAGGCGGAGCTTATATTGACGGAAACAATATTAATGAAGCTCCGGACAGAATTATTGACGCTGTTAATAAGAAATCTTCAGGTTCTGAAACCCTTGTAAAGTCACAGAATGCCAACCATTATTATCAGTATTTTCTCGGAGTTTCCCTTTTATTTTTCCTGTTGATTTTCCTCTTTAATCCTAAAAAAGATTTCAATGTCTAG
- a CDS encoding tetratricopeptide repeat protein, producing MNTKIIFLSFIIAFSFSGFLLGQENYRTLVHEGNQKFDGKDYDGASSKYMEAAKANDKDFTAHYNLGNALYKSKKYEEAKAEFEKAEKLSQTLPDKSAVLHNLGNAYMQMNQPEKAADYYKKALKQNPYSEATRKNYEIAKLKEKEQQQKNQQNNSGKGGGGNDQNKGDDQKGDKKDQKQDQGNGQQNEGKSDQGNTPQQNQNNEGKMPKDLENAILDKINEKEKETARRILNKNSYSMPESNEKDW from the coding sequence ATGAATACTAAAATCATTTTTTTATCGTTTATTATTGCTTTTTCGTTCTCAGGTTTTTTGCTTGGGCAGGAAAATTACAGGACTTTAGTTCATGAAGGCAATCAGAAGTTTGATGGTAAAGATTATGATGGAGCATCTTCAAAATACATGGAAGCGGCAAAGGCCAATGATAAAGATTTTACGGCGCATTACAATCTGGGAAATGCCCTGTATAAAAGTAAAAAGTATGAAGAGGCAAAAGCAGAGTTTGAAAAAGCAGAAAAGCTGTCGCAGACCCTTCCTGATAAATCTGCGGTACTTCATAATCTGGGGAATGCCTATATGCAGATGAACCAGCCGGAAAAAGCGGCAGATTATTATAAAAAAGCTCTGAAGCAGAATCCATACAGCGAGGCAACCCGTAAGAACTATGAAATTGCCAAACTTAAAGAAAAAGAACAACAACAGAAAAACCAACAGAATAACTCAGGAAAAGGAGGCGGCGGTAATGATCAGAACAAAGGGGATGATCAGAAAGGTGATAAAAAAGACCAAAAGCAGGATCAGGGAAATGGCCAGCAGAACGAAGGTAAAAGCGACCAGGGCAATACTCCTCAGCAGAATCAGAATAATGAGGGGAAAATGCCGAAAGACCTTGAAAATGCAATCCTAGATAAAATAAACGAAAAAGAAAAAGAAACCGCCAGAAGAATTTTAAACAAAAATTCTTATTCGATGCCTGAAAGCAACGAGAAAGATTGGTGA
- a CDS encoding BatD family protein, with product MLTLASVITYGQVNLSLDADKSEYGGKDIVNLTIVLELNGSDLVQQTGLQLPDLSKFNIIGSGSVTNTVIDPATNTLITQKVSRIALEPKKKGKIKIGSVLVTVNNKIYKTEPFDVTVKEIVEKKSLAANTSNEVYLNMEIEDRDVYQDQPTIAVLKVYSRNVDNLRKVKNIHLPQQDNINVHPINFNKSEIDPAGSGNMASQILAMFMVFPNEAGYVEVPPVSASVSSYSNKNKIVSNKVKLTVRKLPEGAPECFKNAVGNFKVSVFNASKEKPEVKKPMNVIVKVSGEGNLPDMELPKIASSPDYEIFAPKITSRVAPGTTGMKGEILANYIVIPKKAGSLSIKTEQFAFFDPENREYVDLGQKTLALNAFSHEQVLEARSTVEKVNEYTNNLLETVNTPVLKTTSFKVKEKSKFHWNILLANIVILAGLFIVYLLFKTWQKKRALVRETVPSKSLGSVAETEKEIKELLKTDINDYFSYLENLKDHSEYEKFFETLDELDQEVRSQYFQGSAAEFKTFLENYKGSSVAEEYGKLRQKIQMEKYSPVKSLESLEELLKAIVNLYSQISK from the coding sequence TTGCTTACACTAGCATCCGTAATTACTTACGGACAGGTAAATCTTTCCCTGGACGCAGATAAATCCGAATATGGAGGTAAAGATATTGTCAACCTTACCATTGTTTTAGAACTTAACGGAAGTGATCTGGTACAGCAAACCGGGCTGCAGCTTCCGGATCTTTCAAAATTCAATATCATTGGAAGCGGATCTGTAACCAATACGGTGATTGATCCTGCCACCAATACGCTGATTACTCAGAAAGTATCGAGAATAGCCCTTGAACCTAAGAAAAAAGGGAAAATTAAAATTGGTTCCGTACTGGTTACAGTCAATAATAAAATCTATAAGACAGAGCCTTTTGACGTAACGGTTAAGGAGATCGTTGAGAAGAAATCTCTGGCTGCCAATACCTCCAACGAGGTATATCTGAATATGGAAATTGAAGATCGGGATGTCTATCAGGATCAGCCGACTATTGCTGTGCTGAAAGTGTATTCCAGGAATGTAGATAATCTTAGGAAAGTAAAGAACATTCATCTTCCACAGCAGGATAATATCAATGTACATCCTATCAATTTCAATAAATCTGAGATTGATCCGGCCGGTTCCGGAAATATGGCATCGCAGATCCTGGCAATGTTTATGGTATTTCCAAATGAAGCAGGCTATGTAGAAGTGCCGCCTGTTTCGGCTTCTGTAAGTTCCTATTCAAATAAGAATAAAATTGTTTCCAATAAAGTAAAGCTTACCGTAAGAAAACTTCCGGAAGGAGCACCTGAGTGCTTTAAAAATGCAGTTGGAAATTTTAAAGTAAGTGTTTTTAATGCTTCAAAAGAGAAGCCGGAGGTTAAAAAACCGATGAATGTGATCGTGAAAGTTTCAGGCGAGGGTAACTTACCGGACATGGAGCTTCCGAAGATTGCATCATCTCCGGATTATGAGATTTTTGCCCCTAAAATAACTTCCAGAGTTGCTCCGGGAACGACAGGAATGAAAGGTGAAATTCTGGCGAATTATATAGTGATCCCTAAAAAAGCGGGATCTCTGTCGATCAAAACAGAACAGTTTGCTTTCTTTGATCCGGAAAACCGGGAATATGTAGATCTGGGACAAAAAACATTGGCATTGAATGCGTTCTCTCATGAACAGGTACTGGAAGCCCGGTCTACAGTGGAAAAAGTAAATGAATATACCAATAATTTACTGGAAACCGTGAATACGCCGGTTTTAAAAACCACGTCATTTAAAGTAAAAGAAAAAAGTAAATTCCATTGGAATATTCTCCTTGCCAATATTGTCATTCTTGCAGGTTTATTTATTGTTTATCTGTTATTTAAGACTTGGCAAAAAAAACGCGCATTAGTTAGGGAAACCGTACCGTCAAAATCTTTAGGATCTGTGGCTGAAACAGAAAAGGAGATCAAAGAATTGCTGAAAACGGATATCAACGACTATTTCAGTTATCTTGAAAATCTGAAAGATCATAGTGAATATGAAAAGTTTTTTGAAACGTTGGATGAATTGGATCAGGAAGTGAGAAGCCAGTATTTTCAGGGCTCTGCTGCGGAGTTTAAGACTTTTCTTGAAAATTACAAAGGTTCTTCTGTTGCGGAAGAGTACGGAAAGCTCCGGCAGAAAATTCAGATGGAAAAATATTCCCCTGTGAAATCTCTTGAAAGTCTTGAAGAACTTTTGAAAGCAATTGTTAATTTGTATTCACAAATTAGCAAATAA
- a CDS encoding MarC family protein, translating into MEIFDGFSIKEIITSFMVLFAVIDIIGSVPIIVSLQQKFGQIEAGKAAITAGAIMIVFLFVGNKILKLIGVDVNSFAIAGAFVIFVIALEMILGIEINKTTEAKAASIVPIAFPLVAGAGTLTTALSLRAEFHDINIICGIILNTIFVYLVLKSAKWLERKIGDATLMILQKVFGIILLAISIKLFTANFAQLVQNYINF; encoded by the coding sequence ATGGAAATTTTTGATGGGTTCTCTATTAAAGAGATTATTACCAGCTTTATGGTTCTTTTTGCCGTAATTGATATTATCGGTTCAGTTCCTATTATCGTAAGTCTTCAGCAAAAGTTTGGACAGATTGAAGCCGGGAAAGCTGCCATTACTGCCGGTGCCATTATGATTGTGTTTCTGTTTGTAGGAAATAAAATTCTTAAGCTGATCGGGGTAGATGTTAACTCCTTTGCGATTGCCGGAGCTTTTGTGATTTTTGTCATAGCGCTGGAAATGATTTTAGGAATTGAAATCAACAAAACGACTGAAGCAAAGGCTGCATCCATTGTGCCTATTGCGTTTCCGTTGGTTGCCGGTGCCGGAACATTAACTACTGCTTTATCTCTCAGAGCTGAATTCCATGACATTAATATTATTTGCGGAATTATTCTTAATACAATTTTCGTATATTTGGTGCTGAAATCAGCGAAATGGCTGGAACGAAAAATAGGAGATGCTACATTGATGATTCTTCAGAAAGTTTTCGGTATTATCCTTTTGGCAATTTCAATTAAATTATTCACCGCAAATTTTGCTCAATTGGTGCAGAATTATATTAATTTTTAA
- a CDS encoding chorismate-binding protein: protein MIYFKLPFDEQLYSTDKDQHLNSVSFYSFDRQNQIGFEGTIIQAGEQNASQDLTDTLLLKDQNHCEGETKDEYISTLENVIEVIKENRLPKLVYSRRKIFRDFIQINLSESFKNLCASYPNAFRYIFNDGQNAWMGAFSEVLGRFSKETHQFETMALAGTLPVSEEWSEKEIEEQKPVASYIQNILNHYSDEVQQSETYDHISGNIKHLRTDFTTHIQPEDLDQLIRELHPTPAVCGIPKDFCIENIEKYEKFPRELYAGYIKIETEKSIQYFVNLRCARLYQDAVHIFVGGGITAQSNPEKEWTETELKSEAILKNLAVS from the coding sequence ATGATTTATTTCAAACTTCCTTTTGACGAACAGTTATATTCCACCGATAAAGACCAGCATTTAAATTCCGTAAGTTTTTATTCTTTTGACAGGCAAAACCAGATCGGTTTTGAAGGCACTATTATCCAGGCCGGTGAACAGAATGCATCCCAAGATCTTACCGACACCCTCCTGCTTAAAGACCAAAATCATTGTGAAGGAGAAACTAAAGATGAATATATCAGCACGCTGGAGAATGTGATTGAAGTGATCAAAGAGAACCGACTTCCTAAACTGGTTTATTCAAGAAGAAAAATTTTCAGAGATTTTATTCAAATTAATCTAAGTGAAAGTTTTAAAAATTTGTGTGCTTCGTATCCTAATGCCTTCAGATATATATTTAATGACGGGCAAAATGCATGGATGGGAGCCTTTTCCGAAGTATTGGGAAGATTCAGCAAGGAAACCCATCAGTTTGAAACCATGGCTCTTGCAGGCACTTTACCGGTCTCAGAAGAATGGTCTGAAAAAGAAATTGAAGAGCAAAAGCCTGTGGCATCTTACATCCAGAATATTCTTAACCATTATTCTGATGAGGTGCAGCAATCGGAAACATATGATCACATTTCAGGGAATATCAAACACCTCCGCACAGACTTTACAACTCATATCCAGCCTGAAGATCTCGATCAGCTGATCCGGGAACTGCATCCTACTCCGGCAGTTTGTGGAATTCCAAAGGATTTCTGCATTGAAAATATTGAGAAATATGAAAAGTTTCCCCGTGAGCTGTATGCCGGTTATATTAAAATTGAAACCGAAAAAAGCATTCAGTATTTTGTCAATCTGAGATGTGCAAGACTCTATCAGGATGCTGTACATATCTTTGTAGGAGGAGGAATCACCGCTCAAAGTAATCCCGAAAAAGAATGGACAGAAACAGAACTTAAATCTGAGGCGATCCTGAAAAACTTAGCTGTTTCTTAA
- a CDS encoding hotdog fold thioesterase, translating to MKDQTKEEILEFLNNWGNETLAKTLEIKFIDIDLENETLTATMPVLPRTHQPFGIMHGGASCVLAETLGSSLSNIFIDGNKYYGVGTNINSNHLRSKKDGIVTATARFIRKGKTMHVSEIEIRDEKGILINHTTMTNNIILR from the coding sequence ATGAAAGATCAGACAAAAGAGGAAATATTAGAATTTTTGAATAACTGGGGAAATGAAACCTTAGCAAAAACTCTGGAAATAAAATTCATTGACATAGATCTCGAAAATGAAACCCTTACCGCAACAATGCCCGTACTTCCAAGAACCCACCAGCCTTTTGGAATCATGCACGGAGGCGCCAGCTGTGTGTTGGCTGAAACCTTAGGGTCAAGCCTGTCTAATATTTTTATCGACGGAAACAAGTATTATGGGGTGGGAACCAATATCAACTCCAACCACCTGAGAAGTAAAAAAGATGGTATTGTAACAGCTACAGCACGTTTTATCAGAAAAGGAAAGACCATGCACGTCTCTGAAATCGAAATCAGGGATGAAAAGGGCATTCTCATCAATCATACAACGATGACCAACAATATTATCCTCCGATAA
- a CDS encoding 1-acyl-sn-glycerol-3-phosphate acyltransferase, translating to MKKLIGKLMLKLLGWKVVLQGDVNSLNRCILVVAPHTHNMEYILGNLAYWSLEKPLKIIIKDAHTKAWYGNVVKGLGGIGIDRSQKNDLVNFVAKQFAKEDFSLVITPEGTRSWVPKWRKGFYHMALAAKVPIVLAAGDFKRKIVYLGYTIPYERLASAPFSEIMQEIQDYYIKNDIVPKVPENWNPQIMGTGNE from the coding sequence ATGAAAAAACTGATAGGTAAACTAATGTTAAAATTATTAGGATGGAAAGTCGTTCTGCAGGGCGATGTCAACAGCCTTAACAGGTGTATCCTCGTAGTTGCACCCCACACCCATAATATGGAATACATTTTAGGAAACCTTGCCTACTGGTCATTGGAAAAGCCATTAAAAATAATTATCAAAGATGCTCATACCAAAGCATGGTATGGAAATGTTGTCAAAGGACTTGGTGGTATTGGGATCGACAGAAGCCAAAAAAATGATCTTGTGAATTTTGTAGCCAAACAATTTGCAAAAGAAGACTTCAGTCTGGTCATCACACCGGAAGGGACAAGAAGCTGGGTTCCAAAATGGAGAAAAGGCTTCTACCACATGGCTTTGGCAGCAAAAGTTCCCATTGTACTGGCAGCCGGAGATTTTAAAAGAAAAATCGTTTATTTAGGCTATACGATTCCCTATGAAAGGCTTGCTTCTGCTCCTTTCTCTGAAATCATGCAGGAAATCCAGGACTATTATATCAAAAATGACATCGTACCTAAAGTCCCTGAAAACTGGAATCCCCAGATCATGGGAACAGGAAATGAATAA
- a CDS encoding PspC domain-containing protein, with the protein MNKTLSIGLAGFSFTIEEHAYIKLSDYLNALRSSLDASEADEVMHDIEIRMVEIFRDSLGKREVINDTDVEKVIAQIGTPEKIEEQEEAYFSEKTTTKNTNSGTHYSDKKQLFRDPEKQKIAGVCAGLAQYVGMDITTMRAIWLGIFVLGIFTAAISSSLVALLYIILWIVLPKAETAADFLKMQGKPMNFDNLKNESNKIVQFANESTQRVGEIYNENKPYINNAGNGVWNILKYLIGGLFVLMAVGSIIGVFVVFGLFGMDANFPGANQIKFYMDDNGLDKVLAAMMVIVSLIPAIIFSLLSIKIFSPKTKLRNIGWVIGGLFLLLIGLGTYFGLSMAKKNLIYRGSKEDTENVAINTTSDTIYVDVKQVSIPQNFEAYDDDIYSDKKFVYEEDYISVEVTRKPDIQTPYLIIKKEGNGYNFPIQLTVPVEVVNNKVILPNYVKYPYEHRFRDYRVEYELVVPQKSIVIPLKKDRIDFDGDLDGDGINDDDQNGDENHQTVRIEKNKISVNGSTIEYNSDDKDSVIINGKKVPNNQAKQVIDSVASGIKKMNKDVDIKIKDGKNEISIQTK; encoded by the coding sequence ATGAACAAGACACTCTCAATAGGACTCGCAGGTTTTTCTTTTACAATAGAAGAACACGCATATATAAAGCTCAGCGATTACCTGAACGCCTTGAGAAGCTCTCTGGATGCTTCGGAAGCGGATGAAGTAATGCATGACATAGAAATAAGAATGGTGGAGATCTTCAGGGATTCTCTGGGAAAACGCGAAGTGATCAACGATACTGATGTAGAAAAAGTAATCGCACAAATCGGTACCCCGGAAAAAATCGAAGAGCAGGAAGAAGCTTATTTTTCTGAAAAAACAACGACAAAAAATACGAATTCAGGAACCCATTATTCAGATAAGAAACAATTGTTCCGTGACCCTGAGAAACAAAAGATAGCTGGAGTATGCGCAGGTTTAGCCCAATATGTAGGAATGGATATTACCACCATGAGAGCCATCTGGTTAGGAATCTTCGTTTTGGGAATCTTTACAGCAGCCATCTCCTCTTCATTGGTAGCGTTACTCTATATCATCCTTTGGATCGTACTTCCTAAAGCTGAAACGGCAGCCGATTTCCTGAAAATGCAGGGAAAGCCTATGAACTTCGACAATCTTAAAAATGAATCCAACAAAATCGTTCAGTTTGCCAATGAATCTACCCAGAGAGTCGGAGAAATATACAACGAAAACAAACCTTATATCAATAATGCAGGAAACGGGGTATGGAATATACTCAAATATCTTATAGGAGGTTTATTTGTACTGATGGCTGTAGGAAGTATCATCGGAGTATTTGTAGTCTTCGGTCTTTTCGGAATGGATGCGAATTTCCCTGGTGCCAATCAGATCAAATTTTATATGGATGACAATGGTCTTGATAAAGTGTTAGCAGCCATGATGGTCATCGTAAGCTTGATTCCTGCTATCATCTTTAGTTTATTAAGTATTAAGATATTTTCTCCAAAAACTAAATTGAGAAATATCGGATGGGTAATAGGCGGATTATTTCTTCTGCTGATAGGATTAGGAACGTATTTCGGACTAAGTATGGCTAAGAAAAACCTGATCTACAGAGGAAGCAAAGAAGACACAGAAAATGTTGCCATCAATACAACTTCCGATACCATCTATGTAGATGTAAAACAGGTAAGTATTCCACAGAATTTCGAAGCTTATGATGACGATATTTATTCTGATAAAAAATTCGTTTACGAAGAAGATTATATCTCTGTAGAGGTGACCAGAAAACCGGATATTCAAACTCCTTATCTGATCATTAAAAAAGAAGGTAACGGTTATAACTTCCCGATTCAGCTTACAGTACCTGTAGAGGTGGTAAACAACAAAGTAATACTTCCCAACTACGTCAAATATCCTTATGAACACAGATTCAGAGATTACAGAGTAGAATATGAGCTTGTAGTTCCTCAAAAATCAATCGTGATTCCATTGAAAAAGGACAGAATTGACTTTGACGGAGACCTGGATGGAGACGGAATCAATGACGATGATCAGAACGGAGATGAAAATCACCAGACAGTCAGAATTGAAAAAAACAAAATCTCTGTCAACGGATCTACTATTGAATACAACTCTGATGATAAAGACAGTGTTATCATCAACGGAAAAAAAGTTCCGAATAACCAGGCAAAGCAGGTAATTGATTCAGTGGCGTCAGGCATCAAGAAAATGAATAAAGATGTAGACATCAAAATCAAAGACGGAAAAAACGAAATTTCCATACAAACTAAATAA
- a CDS encoding PadR family transcriptional regulator, translated as MNTENTKAQMRKGILEFCILSLINHREMYVSDLIDELKKGKLDVVEGTLYPLLTRLKNGEFLSYRWEESTGGPPRKYYQITEKGKLFLDELQNTWNELTASVNQITQQY; from the coding sequence ATGAATACTGAAAATACCAAAGCGCAAATGCGAAAAGGAATTCTGGAATTCTGTATTTTAAGTCTCATCAATCATCGCGAAATGTATGTTTCCGACCTTATCGATGAACTAAAAAAAGGAAAACTGGATGTAGTGGAAGGTACCCTCTATCCTCTTCTTACAAGACTTAAAAACGGAGAATTTCTCTCTTACCGATGGGAAGAATCAACAGGAGGACCTCCCAGAAAATATTATCAGATCACGGAAAAAGGAAAACTTTTCCTGGATGAACTTCAAAATACCTGGAATGAACTGACCGCGTCAGTAAACCAAATCACTCAACAATATTAA